GTACAAAGTTGAGTAAAGGGCTTCAGGAGGGGTCGTGTAGGCAGAGTCCCTAAGTGTCTTTAGATTTATGTTAAATCTGCCTTAAGAACAGAgtaaggggctgggcacggtggcttatgcctgtaatcctagcactttgggaggccaaggtgggtggaccacctgaggtcaggagttcgagagcagcctggtcaacatggcgaaaacccatctctactaaaaatacaaagattagctgggcgtggtggcacacatttgttttcccagctactcaggaggctgaggcaggagaatcacttgaacccagtgggtggaggttgctgtgagccgagatcacgccacttcactccagcctgggtgaaagggtgaaactccgtctcaggaaaaaaaaaaaaaagaaaggcagagtaAGGGAGATCATGCCAGAGGGGTGGCCATGGGGGTTTGTGGGGAAGGGAGGGCCAAGTAGAGGAAAGGGCCGGTCCCAGGCCACTGAGGCAGGAGTGGCCTATAGCTCTGCAGGAAGAGCTGAGAACCTGGAGCCCTCTGAGCATCAGGGTGTGCAGGGGGCATGTGGCCAGAGAAGGGACTGAGGTCTGGTCAGGTGCAGCTGGGCAGGTCCTCAAAAGGActttggagtttttgttttgttttgtttttttagacagagtctcacgctatcacttaggttggagtgcaatgtcatgatctcagctcactgcaacctccgcctcccaggttcaagcgattcccctgactcagcctcccgagtagctgagattataggtacccgcaaccatgcctggctaatttttgcatttttagtacagacaggattttactttgttgaccaggctgatctcaaactcctgacctcgtgatccagctgcttcagcctcccaaagtgctgggattacaggtgtgaccctctgcgcccagcccccagcactttggttttTACTGTTGCTGATGCTGGGAGCTATGTAGCAGCTGCTGGTGTCACTTTACAAGGCCCACCCTGACCCCTCTGTTGAGGACCCACCATGGGAGTGGCAGACAGAGACTAGTTAAGAGGTTAGCTTAGCTACCTAGCGAgagattctggaggctgggaccaGGGTCGGGGCAGCAGAGGTGCGGCATGGGCAGGGCTGGGAGCAAAGGCTGGCCAGGGTCCTCAGCTCCCTGGAGGGAGGAAcagcaggggtggggctgggTTTTGGTGGGCTGAGGGGTGAGTGGGAGTAGGAGATGGAGAGCAGTAGTAGCCACAGCTCTTTGAAAGGCTGGAAACAAATGGAGCTTCGGTGATGCCGGGGATTTGTGGTGAGTGGGATTGTGGATTCTGAAGGCACCGCCCAGGTTTGAGGCCTGGTGCTGCTGTGGGCCTGTCTGCACCTCCGTTTCCCTTTCTGTGGTGAGGATTAGCGGCAGCAAAGAATGCAGTGGAGCCATCACCCTGTCACCTTCTGGGGTTATTTGTGACGATGCCAACGATGGTGTGAGATGGGGAGGTGCAGGCAGGACAGAAAGCTGCAGGAATGGGCGGGCAGGACCCGAGGTGGGAGGAAGGCTGTGCTGCAATGCACGCTCTTGGAGACCAAGGGTGGGGAGCTGCCCATGCCCAGCAGCTGGCAGGTGTGAGGGACCAGGAGCAGGGTTGAGAAGGTTGCTGGAGGCATTGAAGGCCAGCCTTGGCCAGGGGCGGACCTGGAGACCCAGCACTTGTCATGCAGAGGGTGTCATGGACACAGAGGCTTGGAGATCCTGAGTGAGGGGCAGTGACTCAGGCCCCTTGGTGGGTTTAGTGGGGAAGGTGATTGGCCATTTTCGGATCACGGAGGCCAGGGGAGTGGAGGGCCACCAGAGGACACTCCTGTCTACCCTGCCAGCCAGGGGCTGGAGTGGGCCAGATGGGGCCGGTGGACTGGACTGGGCTGGCTGGAGTGTCCTGAGgggtccagcctggccaacacctcCTGGTCAGctgggggttgaggctgcagcaggagaggaAGCATCTGAGCCCCAGTAACCAGGCCTCAGCGCCCAGGGCCgagctcctccctccctccttctgtctttcagtttcacttttgtttttccgCTCCCTGCAGAGTTAGGCTTGCTGAGGGGCAGGCACAGGAGTGAGTCCTGGCTGAGCTCATGGCCTGAGGCTGCCGAGCGGCAGCAGGGAGCGTAAGTACCGTGTGTGGGCCCACCCATAATGGGGGAGTATTGAGGGCACACCTCGGAGTGGCCTGGGGAGGGGTAGGAGGGGTGGAGTGGGCTGTTTCCCTAGCCACCCGATGCCCCATCTCAGGGGTGCAATggcggaggcagaggcaggggtggCAGTGGAGGTCCGTGGACTGCCTCCTGCCGTGCCCGACGAGCTGCTCACACTCTACTTTGAAAACCGCCGACGCTCTGGAGGGGGACCTGTGTTGAGCTGGCAGAGACTGGGCAGCGGGGGCATCCTCACCTTCAGAGAGCCTGCAGGTGAGAGGACTGGCTGAAGGGGCAGTCTGGGTGCCTTGATGTTCTGATGCCTGACGTCCTGCCCTGCCGCTGCCCACAGACGCCGAGAGGGTCTTGGCCCAGGCAGATCACAAACTACATGGTGCCCAGCTGAGCCTGCGGCCAGCTCCACCACGAGCCCCTGCACGCCTGCTGCTCCAAGGACTGCCCCCTGGCACCACACCCCAGCGTCTGGAGCAGCATGTCCAGGCCCTGCTGCGTGCCTCGGAGCTCCCAGTACAGCCCTGCTGTGCCTTGGCCAGCCCCCGGCCAGACCGGGCTCTGGTCCAGTTGCCCAAGCCCCTTTCTGAGGCAGGTGAGAGGCAGGTTGGGGTTGAGGTGCTGGCTAGGGGAGGTTCCCTGAGCTGACCTGCACATTCCCCACAGACGTCCGTGTCCTGGAGGAGCAGGCCCAGAATCTGGGCCTGGAGGGGTCCTCGGTGTCCCTGGCCCGGGTGCCCCAGGCCCGAGCGGTGCGTGTGGTGGGGGACAGCGCCTCTGTGGACCTGCTGCTGCTGGAGCTGTACCTGGAGAATGAGCGCCGCAGTGGTGGGGGGCCCCTGGAGGACCTGCGATGCCTGCCCGGGCCCCTGGGAACTGTTGCCTCCTTCCAGCAGTGGCAAGGTGAGTGGGGCTGGGCAGACCCAGCCGACCCTCCCTCTCCTGCAGAAATCTGACAGGTTTTctgtcctttcccttcctccaagTGGCAGAACGAGTGTTGCAGCAGGAGCACCAGCTGCAGGGCTCAGAGCTGAGCCTTGTTCCCCACTACGACGTCCTGGAGCCTGAGGAGCTGGCTGAGAACACAAGTGAAGGGGACCACCCATCCACCCTGGGGCCTACGGCTACCAAGCATGCTATCCTGAGGACTGGAGGGCTGGTGACAGCTCTGCAGGGTGCAGGGACTGTGACAACGGGCTCTGACGAGGAACCAGGGCAGTTAGGGTCCTCTCTGAAGACAGGTCCCATGGTGCAGGGTATAGGGACTATGACAACGGGCTCTGGCGAGGAACCAGGGCAGTCAGAGGCCTCTCTGAGGACAGGTCCCATGGTGCAGGGTGCAGGGACTGTGACAACGGGCTCTGGCGAGGAGCCAGGGCAGTCAGAGGCCTCTCTGAGGACAGGCCCCATGGGGTCTCTGGGACAGGCAGAACCTGTCGGCTCAATGCCCATGGGGTCTCTCGAACATGAGGGGCTGGTAAGCCTGAGGCCTGTGGGGTTGCAGGAACAGGAGGGACCCATGAGTGTGGGGCCTGTGGGGTCTACAGGCCCAGTGGAGATCTCTAAGGGGTTGCCGGGGCAAGAGGGCCTGGTGGAAATTGCCATGGACTCACCAGGACAAGAAGGGCTGGTGGGTCCCATGGAGATCGCCATGGGGTCTCTGGAGAAGGCAGGGCCTGTGAGCCCAGGACATGTGAAGCTGGCGGAGCAGGAGGACCTGGCGGAGATGGTGCTGTTGATGGAGCCTGGGGCGATGCGCTTCCTGCAGCTCTATCATGAGGACCTTCTTGCGGGCCTGGGAGACATTGCTCTCTTCCCACTTGAAGGACCGGATGTGACTGGCTTTCGGGTGAGTGACCCCTCAGGGCTCCTCACCTTCAGCCCCCTCCTCCTACTGACTCAGAATACCTTTTCTGTGCTCTAAACCTGCAAACTCCCCCTCTGCCATGGCCCTGCAGCTCTGTGGAGGCCAGACTTCCTGCCAGGCGGCCGAGGAGTTTCTGCGGAGCCTGCTGGGCAGCATTAGCTGCCATGTGTTGCGCCTGGAGCACCCGGGCAGCGCCAGGTTTCTCCTGGGCCCAGAAGGGCAGCGCCTTCTCCAGGGGCTGGAGGCTCAGTTCCAGTGTGTCTTTGGGACAGAGCGCCTGGCCACAGCCACCTTGGATACAGGCCTTGAAGAggtagagatggagtcccacCCCTGCCCTCCGCTTTCTCACGCCTCTACCCCATACCTCCTCTGCCCTTGCCCAGAGGCTAGTGGTCCTGACGTCCTCTCCCTACAGGTGGACCCTACCGAGGCCCTCCCAGTGCTCCCTGGTGATGCCCACACCCTGTGGCCCCCAGACAGTACAAGTAGTGACCAGGAGGACGTGAGCCTGGGTAGGACTCCCTGGGAGCCCTCAGCACATCCTGTGGCCCTCACTTGAtcccaccccctgccctgctctgtCCTCCCATCTGTCTACTGACCCATCTTAGGCCCACCGTGTACCCCAAAAACTTGCTTCCCATCTTTCACCCATTCCAACTCCTTCTGGGCCCAGCCCCTGACCCAGtggcctctccctgcccccagaggAGGTCCGAGAACTGCTGGCCACCCTGAAGGGCCTAGACCTAGACGGGGAGGACTGGCTGCCTCTGGAGCTGGAGGAGGAAGGGCCTCAGGAGCAGCCAGAGGAGGAGGCGACCCCAGGGCATGAGGAGGAGGAGCCTGTGGCCCCCAGCATCCTGGCACCCAGGTGGCTGGAGGAGGAGGCCGCTCTGCAGCTGGCCCTCCACCGGTCGCTGGAGCCTCAAGGTCAGGTGGCTGAGCAGGAGGAGTCTGCGGCCCTGCGCCAAGCCCTAGCCCTCTCCCTGCTGGAGCAGCCCCCGTTGGAGGCAGAAGAGCCCCCAGATGGGGGGACTGATGGCAAGGCCCAGCTGGTGGTGCACTTGACATTTGAGCAGGATGTGGAGGAGCTGGACCGGGCACTTAGGGCTGCCTTGGAGGTCCACCTCCAGGAGGAGACGGTGGGGCCCTGGCGCCGCACACTGCCTGCAGAGCTGCGTGCTCGCCTGGAGCGGTGCCATGGTGTGAGTGTTGCCCTGCGTGGTGACTGCACCATCATCCGTGGCTTTGGGGCCCACCCTGCCCGTGCTGCCCGCCACTTGGTGGCACTTCTGGCTGGCCCCTGGGATCAGCGTTTGGCCTTTCCCTTGGCAGCTTCAGGCCCTACCTGTGAGTCTACATCCTGAACTGAGGGACGGTGGGGTGGGCTGGTTAGCAGGGACTAGTGCCCCAGGCACAGCTCTGACCTCCCCTTTCCCCCACGCATCAGTGGCGGAGCAGACGCTGAAGGGGCCCTGGAACAAGCTGGAGCATCTTGCAGAGAGCACTGGGGAATTCCGAGAGGTGGTGCAGGCCTTCTACGACACCCTGGACACTGCCCACAGCAGCATCCGCATCGTTCGCGTGAGTCCATGCCCTGTCTCTCTGGCCCCATGGTGTCCTGGGCTCTTGCACCATCAGCACCTTGCCAAGTCTGTGGCCTGTCCCTCTCGCCTACATCAAGGTCAGCTGACCAGGAGCTGACAGGCTCCCAGTCCTGTTCTCTGCCCAGAGGGCGTTCCCAAAGTGGGTAGGGAAACAGGAGGGAACAGAGTGGGGGTCTTGGGATCTGATAGGCCTGAATGAGGGTCCCCACTCTGCCACTCATGACTGGGTCACCAGGGACCATGGGACCacttccaggcctcagtttccttacttggAGCATAGGCGGTGATGCCATCTTGTGGCTATTGTGAGGATTACTCGTTTCACAAATGCATCCCTTGTGCTGTTCTGGGTGCTCTTCTGCCTCCACAGAAAGGCCCAGGCTTGCTGCGGTCACTGTGCTGGGGTCACTGTGCTGATGACACTACGCAGGGCACTCTCAACTCTTGATGCTCAAAGTTGTGCGTGCGGCCAGCAGCATTACCCTCCACCAGGAGCTGGTCAGAAATGCAGAAAGAACCTCTGGTTGTCCCCAGACCtgaccatcaccatcaccaccaacaccaccatcaccaccatcaccaccaacaccaccataatcaccatcaccaccatcaccaccatcaccaccaacaccaccataaacaccatcaccaccatcaccaccatcaccaccataatcaccatcaccacaaccacagaccaccatcaccaccaaaacCAACAGCACCAACCAGCACCAACCAGAACACACACACCAGCCACACAAACAAaaccacaccaccacacaccacacacaacccaaaccacacacacacccaacataCCACCAAGAACCACCAACCACACAACACCAAAccaccaaaaacacacacaacaccaccataaacaccatcaccaccatcaccaccatcaccaccataatcaccatcaccatcaccaccatcaccaccaacaccaccataatcaccatcaccaccatcaccaccatcaccaccaacaccaccatcaccaccatcaccaccaacaccaccatcaccaccatcaccaccataatcaccatcaccaccataaccaccaacaccaccatcaccaccatcaccaccataatcaccatcaccaccatcaccaccatcaccaccaacaccaccatcaccaccataacCACCAAtaccaccaacaccaccataatcaccatcaccaccatcaccaccataatcaccatcaccaccatcaccaccaacaccaccatcaccaccataaccaccaacaccaccaccaccaccatcaccaccaacaccaccatcaccaccatcaccaccaacaccaccataatcatcatcatcaccatcaccaccatcaccaccatcaccaccaacaccaccataatcatcatcatcaccaccaccaccatcaccaccatcaccaccaacaccaccatcaccaccaacaccaccatcaccaccataatcaccatcaccaccatcaccaccataatcaccatcaccaccatcaccaccaacaccaccatcacaccataatcaccatcaccaccatcaccaccataatcaccatcaccaccatcaccaccataatcaccatcaccaccatcaccaccaacaccaccataatcaccatcaccaccaccaccaccataatcaccatcaccaccatcaccaccaacaccaccataatcaccatcaccaccatcaccaccataatcaccatcaccaccaccaccaccatcaccaccatcaccaccaacaccaccataatcaccatcaccaccatcaccaccaacaccaccctcaccaccatcaccgtaatcaccatcaccacaatcacacCACCACCATGACCCTCACCACTCACTGTCatccccaccaccatcaccaccatcaccaccaacaccaccaccatcacatcaccatgaccctcaccaccatcaccataatcaccatcaccacaatcacacCACCACCATGACCCTCACCACTCACTGTCatccccaccaccatcaccaccatcaccaccaacaccaccaccatcacatcaccatgaccctcaccaccatcaccataatcaccatcaccacaatcacacCACCACCATGACCCTCACCACTCACTGTCatccccaccaccatcaccaccatcaccaccaacaccaccaccatcacatcaccatgaccctcaccaccatcaccataatcaccatcaccacaatcacacCACCACCATGACCCTCACCACTCactgtcatcaccaccaccatcaccaccatcaccatgacCACATCATCACCATAACCTTCACTACTCactgtcatcaccaccaccaccaccatcaccttcaccactcactatcaccaccaccaccatggccACCAtcgtcaccatcaccaccattagcATCACTACTATCACTGTCAGCTTCACCAACACACCTTCACCActcaccaccaccagcatcaccaccacccaGACGCACTGAGCTCATATCCTGGTGGTTTTGTTAATTATATGTACTTGGTTCTTCCAGTGAGCACTTTCATGGCTTTAACTGGTAcacttgaatatttttttcacttgacAGCTTTAGAGATTGTTTCTTGTCTTCCTGCAAGAAGGCAAGATGGAGGAGAACGGGCCTcgcttctctctcttttgcctcCTCCCTTACCTTCCATCTCAATTTGGTcagttacattatttttattatgtagtaAAGGTTTCTGTAACTATCACAAAGCCTCCATGCTTGGACCATAGGTTGGTAGACGtactataataatgaaaaaatatttaccattgagccatagaaagagaaatgaaatcctaGTTATTAAAACTGTGTTCTGTGAAAAAGATATTCTAGAATTCAAGGCTAATGGCCATTCTTTTTttgactttctttgttttttctgggTCATGCTTGACTAGTGGGTTACTCAGTCCCCACTTGTCACCTTTTGgcacagattcttttttttttttttttttttttgagacagagtctcgctgtgtcacccaggctggagtgcggtggccggatctcagctcactgcaagctccgcctcccgggtttatgccattctcctgcctcagcctcccgagtagttgggactacaggtgcccgccacctcgcccggctagttttttgtattttttagtagagatggggtttcaccgtgttagccaggatagtctcgatctcctgacctcgtgatccgcccatctcggcctcccaaagtgctaggattacaggcttgagccaccgtgcccggccagattcTTTTGTTTAGTGGGAGTATCTCCTTGAGTGTATGGCAAAcatatttgacttttaaatttatgtatatgtgaacatatatataaacatatacatttacatatataaacatatacatttatatatatatatgattttctttaagacagtatctctctctgttgcccaggctagtgtgcagtggcacgatctcggctaactgcaacctctgcctcctgggttcaagtgattctgcctcagcctcccaagtagctgggattataggcacacaccaccacacccagctactttttgtatttttagtagagatgggttttgcttttttgttttttttttgagatggagtctcactctgttgcccaggctggagtgcagtggcacgatctcagctcactgcaagttctgcctcccgggttcatgccattctcctgcctcagcctcccgagtagctgggactacaggtgcgtgccaccacacctggcttattttttgtatttttagtagagacggggtttcactgtgttagccaggatggtctggatctcctgacctcgtgatctgcccaccttggcatcccaaagtgctgggattacaggcgtgagccactgcgcctgaccg
This region of Rhinopithecus roxellana isolate Shanxi Qingling chromosome 17, ASM756505v1, whole genome shotgun sequence genomic DNA includes:
- the PARP10 gene encoding protein mono-ADP-ribosyltransferase PARP10, producing the protein MAEAEAGVAVEVRGLPPAVPDELLTLYFENRRRSGGGPVLSWQRLGSGGILTFREPADAERVLAQADHKLHGAQLSLRPAPPRAPARLLLQGLPPGTTPQRLEQHVQALLRASELPVQPCCALASPRPDRALVQLPKPLSEADVRVLEEQAQNLGLEGSSVSLARVPQARAVRVVGDSASVDLLLLELYLENERRSGGGPLEDLRCLPGPLGTVASFQQWQVAERVLQQEHQLQGSELSLVPHYDVLEPEELAENTSEGDHPSTLGPTATKHAILRTGGLVTALQGAGTVTTGSDEEPGQLGSSLKTGPMVQGIGTMTTGSGEEPGQSEASLRTGPMVQGAGTVTTGSGEEPGQSEASLRTGPMGSLGQAEPVGSMPMGSLEHEGLVSLRPVGLQEQEGPMSVGPVGSTGPVEISKGLPGQEGLVEIAMDSPGQEGLVGPMEIAMGSLEKAGPVSPGHVKLAEQEDLAEMVLLMEPGAMRFLQLYHEDLLAGLGDIALFPLEGPDVTGFRLCGGQTSCQAAEEFLRSLLGSISCHVLRLEHPGSARFLLGPEGQRLLQGLEAQFQCVFGTERLATATLDTGLEEVDPTEALPVLPGDAHTLWPPDSTSSDQEDVSLEEVRELLATLKGLDLDGEDWLPLELEEEGPQEQPEEEATPGHEEEEPVAPSILAPRWLEEEAALQLALHRSLEPQGQVAEQEESAALRQALALSLLEQPPLEAEEPPDGGTDGKAQLVVHLTFEQDVEELDRALRAALEVHLQEETVGPWRRTLPAELRARLERCHGVSVALRGDCTIIRGFGAHPARAARHLVALLAGPWDQRLAFPLAASGPTLAEQTLKGPWNKLEHLAESTGEFREVVQAFYDTLDTAHSSIRIVRVERVSHPLLQQQYELYRERLLQRCERRPVEQVLYHGTTAPAVPDICAHGFNRSFCGRNATVYGKGVYFARRASLSVQDRYSPPNADGHKAVFVARVLTGDYGQGRRGLRAPPLRGPGHVLLRYDSAVDCICQPSIFVIFHDTQALPTHLITCEHMPRASPDDPSGLRGRSPDT